Within Myxococcales bacterium, the genomic segment TGGCAAATCAAGGACTTATGGGATCTGGACGGTGACCGGATGGGGGAGATGTGGGAGGTGATTTTTCGAACGGGCAACCGGGAAGCCGCCTCGTTCCCGGAGCCCGAAGCGCCCGGCTGGGGAGACGTGCAGCCGATATTGACCGCTCACTGCGCGTTCAGTCGCTGTCATCGAGGCCCAAAAGCGGCGCTTGGACTGGATTTGTCCACGGCGGAGGCTGTGCGGGACACCGCCATCGGAGTGAATTCAAAGCAGTACTATCGTTCGAGCATCGATGCTGAAGGCGGCGCGGGGTTCTCACGTCTTTCGGACCTGCGCATCGTGGATGTGGTGTCGGGAAAGGGGAGAGTGGGTTTGAGTTACTTGATGTATAAGATAGCGGGGGACCGTCACATATTGGGAGAGCGGATGCCGCCCGCGAGTGCAGGTCAAGAGCCGCTCAGCTTTGCCCAACAGGCGATAATTCAAGCGTGGATTGCCTCGGGTGCGCCTCTTTGGTGACCGGATTCGCTCTTAGAGGTGGGCCATCTTGCAAGGCTTCGCGCGATATGGTTCTACCGCCCTCATGAAACTCAGACTAATGACCTGGTCGTGCGTGGTCACTCTCGGGCTCGGGTGCGGGGGAGCGGGACCCAATAACGGGCGCGCACCGAAGTCGGCCACGGCGCCCCACCCACAAGTGTCTTCGCAAAACGAGGCTCCGGTGCTCGTGCCCGGGGTAGATGCTTCTCGGTTCTCAGCGGAAGATGGGGCCAGGTGGCAGGCGCTGCTCCACGAACTTAAAGCGCCGTGTAGCGAGGCGACGTCGTTGGCGATGTGTCTCAAAAAGCCGCTCGGTTGCGCCAAAGATTGTGCGCGGGCTGGCCGTTATGCGGCGAGACTGACCAAAGAAGGATATGCCGACCGCGATATCGCGGAGCTTCACGGCCTGAGGTTTGATCCGAAGGCACGCGTTGAAATACAAACCAGCGAGGCGCCTTCCAAAGGGGCAGCCGACGCCTCAGTAACGATCGTGGTCTTTAGTGATTTTGAGTGCCCCTATTGTGCAGTCGCAGCAGCAGTGCTCGACCAACTGTTGGCCCAACACTCAGGTAAGCTCCGCGTGGTGATGAAACACTTCCCGCTGCCGCAGCACGATATGGCATTTGAGGCGGCCAAGGCCGCGGTGGCCGCCGGTTTGCAGAACCAATTTTGGCCTATGCATGACGCCATCTATCGCCAGCAGACGCAGCTGAGCACTTCTTTCTTTGACAAACAAGCCAAGGCTATTGGTATCAATGTCACTCAGTTTCGCAAGGACATGCGTCTTGATTCCACCGAAGCGCGGGTGAAGTCGGATACGGATGAGGCGACTCGGCTGGGCATACGCGGTACGCCAACGTTATTTGTGAACGGGCGCTACTATGCGGAGCCTTTGGAATCGCTTCCTATGTATTTAGACGAAATGCTGGCACCGTAAAGCTGTCCAGGCCGATATGCATCGGGGCCGACTTATTGGCTGGCTAACATGCGGATGCGAGCGAAATGCACAAATTCCGACAATTGTTTGCCGACATACGTAACGAGGCTTTTGTCGTTGGCGTCGAACATCTTTGCGTGTTGGCGGTTGACCAGCTGTAACATGCCTAATAGCACATCGTCATAGCTGAGCGGCATCAGCATCATGGTTGATGGGTTGGCTTCAAGATGCGCATCGCTACTCGGGACATATCGGGAGTCAGTTGCCACACTATTGACTGTGAGAGGCTCTTCATCCAATAGGCTTGCAGCGCGCAAAAGCCCCGTATCGGATGACACCGCTTCTCCGGTTCGCTGTTCGGCCCGTTCGCCCTCCGCAGATACCAGCCGAAACTTGTGCGAGTTGATATCGTAGATGTATGCGCCGATTGCTTCGCATGCGATGGTTTTCTTTAACAGTTGCGTGGCGAAATGAAGTCCCTCGGCAGGCGATTTGAGCAATTGCAAATCTTGCATGTCTTCAAAAATCCCGGCCAACCGAATATCATGCTCGCTAGTGGATGGACCGCCAGATCGAAATGGACTTGGCGGCGGCTCTGAACGGCTCTTGGCGGAAGCAGGAACCGCTACAGCCCTGGGTGTAGATGGTGCTTGGCGGATGTGCAGGATGGGTTCCTTGAACCAATCCTTCCATTTTAGGGTGATCAAAGGCGGAGCCGTGGGGCGGTCTTGCCACGCATGGTCAAACACCGCCATGTTGAAATACTTGCCCCGGCCTTTGGTGGCCATACCGGCCTGCAACATCTCAAACGCAGCCAGGAGCAGCTGCTGGGCTTCTCCGATATCGGTGCCCGGCTTGATGACATAGCTCCGCTCACGATACGTGAGTGGTATTTCAGGGGTGGCATCGACGTCGCGCTGAGACAGCAGTTGCCATCCATTGTGTCCTTCTCCGAAAGAAGGCGAGAGCGATGCGCCAGGTGATGGCGCCACCGATGCTGCTTTGGCGATGGAGCCAATCGTGTTTGCAGGCGGTGACAAGCGTGCCCCAGCTGCCGATCTCGAGCCAGGCTCGTAAGCCAATGTACGGCTCCGCACTCGCGGCGATTGGGAAGGTTCTGCCGTCGACGCTCTCGGGTGCGACAAATTGGTGGCATCATCACTTGGTCCCATTGATTCTAACACGTAGGTGCGCATCCCTGGGGCATCGAAGATGACAACTTTGCCGGGTGTTGATACATCACAGCTCGCGCCCGGGGGCAGTCCGCCATGCTGACCAAGAGCTTCTCGACCGAGGCGCAACGCCGTGATCCAATTATCAGCATCGACTTCGATCTGATGCAAAGGGCTTGGTGCATCGGGTGCGGAAATGACTAAGCGCCAACGGTTGCTGCTCATGGAGGCATCCTAACATTGAATAACTCTCGCGCTCCACTCTTTAAGGGGTCCGTCAGGATTCGTTCTTCCGTTTGCCAAAGGTGCGTAGTATGTACGCAAGTTGTATGGAGAAAAACACGTATGTCTACCTTTTCGGGGTGGGCGAAACACTCACCGCGGGGGCCGAATTGCTGGGAGGCAAAGGTGCCGGTTTGGCTCAAATGGCCAGCATGGGCATGCCAGTCCCCCCAGGATTTACGCTAAGCACCGAAGTGTGTGGGCATTATTATGCCAATGACCACGCCTATCCTCCCGAGCTAGTGGACGAGGTGGCGCGCGCGCTCGGTTTGCTCGAGCAGGGTGTGAATAGGCGGTTTGGAGATGCACACGATCCATTGCTGTTATCAGTACGTTCGGGATCGAGAGTCTCGATGCCTGGTATGATGGATACAGTGCTGAACGTCGGACTGAACGACAAGACGGTCGAGGGACTCGCGCAGAAGAGTGGAGATCGACGTTTTGCTTTTGATGCGTACCGGAGACTCCTTACGATGTACGGAGACGTCGTAATGGGCGTCGAGCGCCGAAAATTCGACGAAGCACTCAGGCGGGCCAAGATTCGCCTGGGGGATGCCCGGATGGCGGATCCAGATATTCCGGAATCTACGTTGGCCGCGCTGGTGGATGAGTACAAGGCCATCATTCGCAGCAGCACTGGACAAGCATTTCCAGACGATGTGCACGCTCAGCTGTGGGGAGCCATCGGGGCTGTCTTTAGATCTTGGAAAAACCCGCGCGCCATCAGCTATCGGCGGATGAATGGTTATTCCGATTCCTGGGGAACTGCGGTCAATGTACAGAGTATGGTGTTTGGGAACCTGGGCGATGATAGCGGGTCCGGTGTCGCGTTTAGCCGAAATCCGTCGACTGGCGAGAACGCACTATATGGAGAGTACCTTCCCAACGCGCAGGGTGAAGACGTCGTCGCGGGGGTCCGGACGCCGTATGCCATTAGCAGGAGCGCGGCCCCAAAGGAATTGGAACATCAGACGCTCGAAACGATATCGCCAAAGATGTATGAGGCCTTGTGCAAGCGGGTAGGAGAGCTTGAGCGGCATCGTCGTGACATGCAGGATGTAGAGTTCACCGTTGAGCGAGGCAAACTCTGGATTTTGCAGACGCGGGCGGGAAAGCGCACCGGCCGCGCCGCGGTGCGCATTGCTTGTGAACTCATCAATGAAGGATTGATCAACCAGACAGAGGCCATTTCACGTATCGACGCTGCATCTCTTGGCCAGTTGATGCACCCGGTTTTGGACACGCCAGAGCAACTGGCCAAGACCGGCATCTACCCCTTGGGTCGGGGATTGCCGGCAAGCCCAGGAGCGGCAAGCGGGCAGATCGTATTGCAACCTGCGTCTGCGGAGGTCAAGGCCGCGAAAGGCTTGGATGTGGTATTGGTACGCAACGAGACCAGTCCCGATGACATCCGGGGCATGAAGGCCGCACGAGGCATTTTAACCGCGACCGGCGGCATGACATCGCACGCCGCGGTAGTCGCCAGAGGGATGGGAAGGCCGTGCATTGTGGGTGCTGGCGCTATTTCTATCGATGAGCCAGCCGGCATTGTGCGAATCCGCAGGGAGGACGGACAACACCTAGAGCTTAAGGAAGGGGCCCCCATCAGCCTGGATGGAACGCGCGGGTTTTTTTACGGGCAACACATAGAAGTTAAGCCGGTTAGCGGCGGAAATGCTGAACTCGAAACGCTCCTTAACTATGCTGATCAGCGCCGTCGTATGTCTGTGCGTGCGAATGCCGATCGTCCAGGCGATGCACGCATTGCCCGAGGTTTTGGCGCCCAGGGCATCGGCCTCTGCCGCACCGAACACATGTTTTTTGAAACCGACCGATTGCTTGCGGTGCGCTGCGCACTATTGTCCGAAAAGCGTGAGGATAGGAAGACATGGTTAGAGAAGCTCTTTCCCATGCAGCAGGCAGACTTTGAAGGCATCTTTCGGGAAATGGATGGCCTGCCTGTGACGATACGCCTCTTGGACTGGCCGCTGCATGAGTTTATGCCGCAGAATGAACATGATCTCGCGCCGGTTGCCCAGGCTTTAGGCATGCACTTGTCGGGACTTGCGCGCCGAGTTCAGGCCATGCATGAAACGAATCCGATGCTGGGCCATCGCGGTATCCGCTTGGGCCTGACACATCCCGACATCTATGCCATGCAGGTGCAGGCCATCCTTCGCGCCGCGCTACGCTGTCGCAAAGATGGCATTCACGTGGAACCAGAAATTATGGTGCCATTGGTTTTCGGAGCCGGGGAGATGCAACGTGCGAGAGCATTGGTGGATCAAACCGCCAGCGAGGTTTTTTCCCAGGCAGGAAGCGATCGCGTGAAGTATCACGTGGGGACCATGCTTGAGACGCCGCGCGCTTGTTTGGTGGCAGATCACATCGCAGAGCACGCGGAATTCTGCTCGTTTGGCACAAACGATCTCACACAAACGACTTTCGGTGTAAGCCGTGACGATGCAGGTCGGTTTTTCCCTGAGTACATGGGCGAGGAGCTTTCGTTGTTGAGCGCCGATCCCTTTGTGACCCTTGATGCCGAGGGCGTGGGGGCGTTGTTGCGCATCGCAGTAGACAAGGCACGGAGCGCGCGTCCTGATATCAAGCTGGGAATCTGCGGAGAGCACGGCGGCGACCCCACCTCGATTCGGTTTGTTGAGGCGTTGAAGCTCGATTACGTGTCCTGCTCGCCATTTAGGGTGCAAGTTGCGCGTCTGGCAGCTGCCCAGGCGGCGTCTAAAACGCCGACCTAAGGATTTGTCGGCACTTTGCCATCACATTTGCGTTAGCAGGAGTTTCTTGAGTTCCGCGCCGGTGAGCGATTCAGGATTGTTCATGAGCGCCTCCGGTGTGCCAGTTCCCACCACACGTCCCCCGTCGGGGCCTGCCCCTGGTCCTAGATCAATGACGTAGTCTGCCTGTGCGATGATGTCTAGCTGATGCTCAATGGCAAGGACGCTGTGCCCCTGGTTGACCAACCCATTCAATGCGGCGAGCAACATTTCAACATCACTCATGTGTAAGCCCGATGCCGGCTCATCGAGTACGTATATAGTGGCGCCCT encodes:
- a CDS encoding GAF domain-containing protein, encoding MSSNRWRLVISAPDAPSPLHQIEVDADNWITALRLGREALGQHGGLPPGASCDVSTPGKVVIFDAPGMRTYVLESMGPSDDATNLSHPRASTAEPSQSPRVRSRTLAYEPGSRSAAGARLSPPANTIGSIAKAASVAPSPGASLSPSFGEGHNGWQLLSQRDVDATPEIPLTYRERSYVIKPGTDIGEAQQLLLAAFEMLQAGMATKGRGKYFNMAVFDHAWQDRPTAPPLITLKWKDWFKEPILHIRQAPSTPRAVAVPASAKSRSEPPPSPFRSGGPSTSEHDIRLAGIFEDMQDLQLLKSPAEGLHFATQLLKKTIACEAIGAYIYDINSHKFRLVSAEGERAEQRTGEAVSSDTGLLRAASLLDEEPLTVNSVATDSRYVPSSDAHLEANPSTMMLMPLSYDDVLLGMLQLVNRQHAKMFDANDKSLVTYVGKQLSEFVHFARIRMLASQ
- a CDS encoding pyruvate, phosphate dikinase, which encodes MYASCMEKNTYVYLFGVGETLTAGAELLGGKGAGLAQMASMGMPVPPGFTLSTEVCGHYYANDHAYPPELVDEVARALGLLEQGVNRRFGDAHDPLLLSVRSGSRVSMPGMMDTVLNVGLNDKTVEGLAQKSGDRRFAFDAYRRLLTMYGDVVMGVERRKFDEALRRAKIRLGDARMADPDIPESTLAALVDEYKAIIRSSTGQAFPDDVHAQLWGAIGAVFRSWKNPRAISYRRMNGYSDSWGTAVNVQSMVFGNLGDDSGSGVAFSRNPSTGENALYGEYLPNAQGEDVVAGVRTPYAISRSAAPKELEHQTLETISPKMYEALCKRVGELERHRRDMQDVEFTVERGKLWILQTRAGKRTGRAAVRIACELINEGLINQTEAISRIDAASLGQLMHPVLDTPEQLAKTGIYPLGRGLPASPGAASGQIVLQPASAEVKAAKGLDVVLVRNETSPDDIRGMKAARGILTATGGMTSHAAVVARGMGRPCIVGAGAISIDEPAGIVRIRREDGQHLELKEGAPISLDGTRGFFYGQHIEVKPVSGGNAELETLLNYADQRRRMSVRANADRPGDARIARGFGAQGIGLCRTEHMFFETDRLLAVRCALLSEKREDRKTWLEKLFPMQQADFEGIFREMDGLPVTIRLLDWPLHEFMPQNEHDLAPVAQALGMHLSGLARRVQAMHETNPMLGHRGIRLGLTHPDIYAMQVQAILRAALRCRKDGIHVEPEIMVPLVFGAGEMQRARALVDQTASEVFSQAGSDRVKYHVGTMLETPRACLVADHIAEHAEFCSFGTNDLTQTTFGVSRDDAGRFFPEYMGEELSLLSADPFVTLDAEGVGALLRIAVDKARSARPDIKLGICGEHGGDPTSIRFVEALKLDYVSCSPFRVQVARLAAAQAASKTPT
- a CDS encoding Ig-like domain-containing protein, with product MSPLPLYAGSGPELLTTIPAFGQDQVSRLPRLSATFDGPLLPATVHGGNIQLRSGEATIPLTLTLGVLAPQIEARMSSQLPLSANTTYHWQIKDLWDLDGDRMGEMWEVIFRTGNREAASFPEPEAPGWGDVQPILTAHCAFSRCHRGPKAALGLDLSTAEAVRDTAIGVNSKQYYRSSIDAEGGAGFSRLSDLRIVDVVSGKGRVGLSYLMYKIAGDRHILGERMPPASAGQEPLSFAQQAIIQAWIASGAPLW
- a CDS encoding thioredoxin domain-containing protein gives rise to the protein MKLRLMTWSCVVTLGLGCGGAGPNNGRAPKSATAPHPQVSSQNEAPVLVPGVDASRFSAEDGARWQALLHELKAPCSEATSLAMCLKKPLGCAKDCARAGRYAARLTKEGYADRDIAELHGLRFDPKARVEIQTSEAPSKGAADASVTIVVFSDFECPYCAVAAAVLDQLLAQHSGKLRVVMKHFPLPQHDMAFEAAKAAVAAGLQNQFWPMHDAIYRQQTQLSTSFFDKQAKAIGINVTQFRKDMRLDSTEARVKSDTDEATRLGIRGTPTLFVNGRYYAEPLESLPMYLDEMLAP